aaaccaattaaaaataatcCCTAGAGTTTTCTAACCATCCTTTACGTTGGAAAGGACTTAACAACCATGAGAATATACGCTAACATGTCTTCACATTaccttttattttaaagacaCATTAACAGTACCTTAGTGTTACAGCCTATATATCTCCTAcaagttttcttttaatcttaCATAAACTTTTTAAGAGTTAAGAcctaaaatggaagaaaaacttCCTAAGAAACACTGTGCTGGGTGTGGAGAATAAGGAGCCTCCTTCCCCTACCAAGATCCATGGAACGCTCCCTGAGTGAGGCATACGCCTCAGTGCAGGGGGACCTTGGAAAGTGCCAATTAttgttccaggaaaaaaaaaataataataagcatcCAGATGACAGGATGTCAGCAAAGCAGCCACTCCGGACCACGTGGTCAGGACGCTCACCTTCCATTCCGCACAGCCTCTGGAGCACAGGCCCCTCCCTTTGATCACAGACGGGCAGAGATGAATTGGAGTGAGATTCAGGGGTCCGAGACTCAGGGCTGCTGCACCGTTCCTCCCAGGCAGGTGAAACCCACCCGCAGCGCCCTGAATCCCcagcccctttcctcctagagcaATCTGTCCCTCTGAGGAAGGTGGTGAAAGAGGAGAGCTGGACCTCCGTGACCCCACTGGGGTTCAAGTGCAAGTTCCAGGCTGTACCGGCCCAGGGTTCCACACAGAACAGAAGCTGAGGCAGGGCCTTTTCACTGCCTTGGAAATACAGTCCAGGAATTCTGGAGGAAAGATGAAACAAACACGCCAACGAGGACTCAAGGGAACGTCACTCTTTCTAGAGCAATTACACCTCTTCAGTCCAACGCTAAGTCCCCAGTCTGCCCTTAGGCTCTGGTCTCTGCGGCTTAGTTGTAGGAAAGGTAGTCTATGAGCCGAGGAGGGATGTTCAACTTTGCAATTTTCTCCAGCCCTCTGACGCCAGCAGCCTTCCTCAAGCTCACTCTGCAAAGCTGTGACAGGGTCAGAGGTGTctctgaaaaaaaagagaataacgtgctcagatgtggcctttttctctctaagccgaactcggcaaataaattctttAACTCCCCCCGCCCTCGCCCCCAAgtggaacatgattcccaggggaatgactctccctggccacgtgggacacgactcccaggaatgagcctggccctggcatcaagggattgaaaatgcctacttgaccaaaagggggaaaagaaaggtaagaaaggtaacaaaataaggtttcagtggctgagagatctcaaatcgAGTCGAGAGgcaatcctggaggtttctcttatgcaagctccagctagacatcccaaatggccacagtatgccatgctccTACCACaggtagttcccaaatacctaggtccttacctgagattctataaaagattcactcactaagttttatctctcagaaacttaaatccaccagagtgttcctgtgccagacaagtcctaaaacccagaggcaacagcctccgtaagaacaacaatcagatacagcccccttccccatactgtcaacaccctctttcaatatgaacaagttagggtgctcactgcctagacacccctgaagattgacaaagtgatcaaatgagaggaagggatagcaatagacaaggatttaacaaaggattacaaatactgaaactgtatatatatatatgtgctagggtattagaatagctagaaggaaataactgaaatggtggaactgtgacgtataacattctttgaaatttgctctatagctatttgtcaAATTGtcctttgaaagttaccacctttctgtgTACATTTTATAGTtctcaataaggaaagaactgaaaccatacattttttgaaattacctatataactgcttgttaagctgtactttgaaagttaacacctttctgtatgtatattttataataatggaaataactgaaattgtggaattgtaacccataacattctttgaaatttgctctctaactacttgttaaatcatactttgaaatttatcactgttttatatatatatatatatatatatatatatatatatatattcaagttcacaattttaaaaatgcatcaaaaaaaaaagaacaagtttgCAAGGGTAGTTTGAGCAAATAGCATAATGTCCATTGACTTAATACACATGAAGGGAGAAGTGGAAAAGCCTCCCTTTTCCCGGGAAATGGGATGCCCCCGCCTGCCTTATCTGGAAGCTCTGTTGAGAGGGTTtagtgtgggaggtggggggtgaggggtggcatAGGTGCAGGCttccagctgctctgagctcacTCTTGCCAGTGAACGCTGCAGCAGGGTGCAGGGGCGTCCCAGACTCGCAGACTCAGCTCTGCAAACCAGCGGCAGCAAAGTGCTCCAAACGCAGGTGCTGGTGGCAAAGGGTGGGGACCTGAGGCCCTCGGCTGGGGCTCGCGGGAGTCAGCAAAGCAGCGGTGAAAGCCGGGCCGGAGGGGCCCGGGAGCCTAGCGGCGGAGGACAAGGGCAAGCCGGCCTCACTTTCGTAGTACTCGAAGCACTTGGCCGGGGCGCTGCTGCTCCACGCGTAATCCGAGGGCTTCTTCCCGCGGTTGTCTCTGGCATAGATGTTGCCTCCGAACTCGACGAGCATCTCGATGAGGTCCACGTTCTTCACCTTGGCCGCGTGGTGAAGGGCTGTCTCGTGAAGCTTTGCTGCGTTCACGTTGGCCCCTGGGGTTCCGGAAAGGAGAACAAATACGATCAAGGAGAGAACCTGAAGCCAAGAGGAACACTAGCTGGTATTTTTACTCTCCGCTAGGTACACGAAAGCGGCCCCCATCCCAAAAACAAAATCTAGACGGACTCTACCGTAACATTTTCAAAACCCGGAAGcacaaattccttttttttttttttccttaagagaaGGGGGCTAAAGATGGGTAACAGTAGTAatgaaattagaaggaaaaccaaagaagaaaaataaaacaaaagcctCTCTCATGAGTTAAAAGTCAGTTCTAACACATTAGAAGTCTGCCCCCAAGCTCCTCAGACCTCTGACAGCTCAGGCTGAACTATCCAAAATTTCCTGCCTGTCCTTACAGACAAACACAACACCACTTCTTCCCCCCTGTGGGCATAAAGCAGGGGCTCTAAAAACATtcgttgaatgaaagaatgaatattctTCAAATACAAATATTCCCTTAGAAAAGGGGACAACAACATCGCGTTCAAATAAAAGATGGAATATTTTAGCTGCAAATTCAGCTCTTCCCTCCAAAACTGGCTGGGGATAACAGCAGACATTCAAAAAGATGCAAACAGTTAGTAGCTAAATACAGCATCTTTAAAAATGCACTAAAAATAAAGATTCCAATAAAAATATGGGGAAACATCATTCTTAGGAGACAGTTATCACCTATTCTATATGATGAGATGGATCTCCAAGAACCTCAGAATTTCTTTTGGAGAAAATACTAACTACTTCAAAGTTCACTCCTGAGTAATAAGGAGGTTATAAGACAAAGGTGatgagagaaaattattttacagAAGCCAAGAAAATACCTCAGCATCAGTAAAGTCACCCCccaacataatagattcaaaccacaataaaatattatcaaaagtggggttttaaaaaatcagatctCCAGCTTATCCCCAATTAATAAGAAATTTAGAGAGTcagaagaggaggaaatgagGAGGGATAAGGCTATTAGATTTTCTAGTACCactgctcaaaaaaaaaatgaaaaatccttctttctgatttctgaattaaaatattattaattccTAATAGAACATAAGAACTAGGTTCATAACAGAGTCTATTGTGTGATCCCAACAATACAGCAAGCACTTCTGACATTAGAATACAAGTGAAGAAAAGTTTTTCTCTACTTCCTACAGCCAAAACTCGGAATCTCTCGATCAAGAAGAAGGCTAAATTACCTAATTACTTAATTTGGCAAAAATtcattacaaatatataaatatatataaccagtaagttaaataaaagaaatattttccccaCAATCAACCACTCTATCACACAGGGATTTTCTTCCAATACTTGCCTATAGGAATAAATATTCGTTATACTGTTGCAATCTTAACGCAATTACAGATTTTAATGCTAAATGCAAACTTGTAATGAAGAATCAGTTGTAAAGCCCACAGAATTGGAAGTCCAAGTGGTTTTCTCTCATGTCATTAGTTCAGCAACATTCTTGCCAATTGGGAAGGAGAGAGTCTCTCCACTTTAAGGACAGAGAAGGAGGCACAGGGGAAATAAAATTGCTTTCTCAAGATCACAGAAAAAACTacggggtgggggagtgggggggaaTGGGTCTAAAGAGCACACCTCCCTCAGCCTGATTGTTACGATGACTCCAAACACGAACCCTTGGGCAGGGCAACTCCTTCAAAGAGGTGATCTTCCCAAAGTACTAAGTGGGATCCCTTTGAGATGGGTGCCTGGCATCATTTGATTGGGCGGATAGGAAGGAATGGTGAACAACAAGGGAAGCTGGAGTCTCCACGAAACAACAGACCAGATGTACACATAGGAACCTTGAAAATATGGTGCTCggtgaaaaataagaaatagagtAAGATACATACCACAATACCATGTATGTCGATTAGAAATACATGCTTCACGCTGGAGAGACATTGCAGATGGAAGGAGCTACCCCTCCTTGTTCTGGCACTTCCATTTTGGTTTCCTTCTTGCTCCTGCTACACTCCTGCCAGAGGTGCTCTGCCAATGAGCTGGCTCTTGGTGCCCCCCACAGCTTCTGCCTACCTGCACTCTGGATGTACGTTTCCTGTTTGCCCAGTGACTGTGGACAAGTTCTGACCAGGGCAGCCCGGAGTGCTTCACCCATCCAATGGGGCTACAACCACATCCTCTCCCACAAGGTCTGAATCCCAGCCTTAGGAGGTGGGACTCCCCTTCCATATTGGTCCTTGGGTGAGTGCTCCCCCTCAGCCCTAGAGTATTCGTTAGAATTTTCTTTTAACCTTCATAACTACTCCTACATTAGACTTAATAgttctttataataaattttccctgttcaaaaaaaaaaaaaaaaaactatacatgTCTCAATGACAATATGTACCTTACAAAAACACATGGAGATAAAAGGAGCTAAATAAACACATTAGAATAGTCTGGAAACAGGGTCAGGGATAAAAGAGCGGGAGAGGGGGGGCAGAAAGTGGCTTTGTGTGGACCAATGATTATAATGTGCCTTGAACTGAGGAGtatgatgagagagagagagggagggagagagagagaaacagagagagaggatggaaggagggaaagaaggaggggaggaggggaggaagggaggaagggaggaagagagccAACAAAACAAATAATGCCATCTGACCATTAAAAACTCTCAACTTTATGCTTCAGAGGACAGGGGTCAAAGTCTTTTCATTACCAAAAACCTGACTTCAAAGCAAAATAGGATTAAACTGGATTCAGGGTAAAACCTTCACCAACAGAAAGAAGAGGCTGTCTCATGCACCTCAGCACTCCAAGAACCTGGCACTCTCCCTGGAACATAAGTAAGCACAAATAGCTCAATATAGGCTTGTTGAAACAATAATTACTAAAAGTGACAGGGACTGTGACTAAAAGAGAGAAGCATAACAATCCTCAATAAGCCACGTCTGAATGTGTCTAGCAGAGTtaaatatttactgttggtgatcAGATTAAAAAATTAAGTCACCATCTCCAGTCCTCCTTTGCAAAAATAATCTGCGGTTCAGTGACTTGGACTCGCTGCCTACAAAAAGAACAACAGTTTCTGTGTCTACCACTGGTGAGGTGCCAACCTGGCGGCTCCACCTGGCTGGGCTTCGCAACCCAGGCCTGTGCCCTCCCTGAAATCACATGCAAAATTGCCTGCATGCATGTTTTTCTAGGGACATGGTCTACAGCTTTCACTAGATTTTCCAAGGGGTCTGTGACCCACCCCCAAAAGTTAAGAACcactaatttaaaaaagaatccattTATGAGTACTTAGGGATCCACTGTCCTCttctacttttctgtatgtatgaaattttccatcatcacaaaacttttctttaaggaaaaaaaagattctatTTCATTTAACAAGGGATGTTAAATGAGACCACCTCATCAGATTAGACTGGCAATCAAggattaatttttattctgaacaAGAGCTAACAacgtgatgggaggcagagaacaTTAAGTAATAACACTAAAAAGCACGACAGTCAGACTTCCCCTGGAGGATTCTAGCCATCATTTAATTCCCCAGGAATAAAGAAACTCCCCCTGAAATCTACTGGATAACCTGTTGAAGGCTACAGAGGACATCAGGGTTACCTTCCTTTCCAACCCACCCCCTTTGTACTGCCACCTTGCAATTTGGGCTTGGTGTCCCGGTAGGGATCAGTGGGACTGACCCAACCTCCTGCTCCACAGTAATCGGTTCAAATAGCCCAAACCCAAGCCAGTCAGAACTTGGTAATGTCTCGGCCAATGAAATTGGCTTAGGTTTGGTCATGTGATCCAACTCGGGCCAATGAGACATAAGAGGAGGCGTGCCGGAAGCATCTGGAAAGGAGATTTTTCCATACTTCCAAAAAAGCTGTTGGGAGCATCTCTATCCTTCTAGAAAGCAAAGTATTTACATTTTAAGCTTGAATTTGCTGCAGCCATTCTGCCACTGTTAGGGAAAGCAAAGTTTAGGATGCAAAAGGCAGAAGAGCAAAATTCAGAAAAACTGAGCTCTTGGTAACGTTGCTGAACAACTAAATCAAACCAACTCTTAAATCTGCTCTACGTCTGACCCTTCATGTTACCTGAACAAAGATATCACCTTTATTGTTTAACCTAGTTTGAGGGGTTGGCTTCCTAGTTCGTACAAAGGACTAAAAGCTGATATGAAGTCCTAACTAATGCATAAAGGATTTTGGGGTCAAAAACACTAATTCGACCCTCCATCTGATATCAACTATAAAAtaaggaacttaaaaaaaaaggggaggggggactAACTTGTATTGAGCACATCAACCAGAATCTACAAAGGGTTGTTGTActgtaatttttcttattttataagtGCAACAGTAATGATATTGCCCTTTTTTGACAGAAATAGAATCCAACCACCAGGTAATCAATTTGGCTGAAAGACTTTAAGATCACTTCTAATCTAGATATTTTATCACtgcataactttaaaaaaatccagtaaCTACATACAGAATGAATTTTTTTCACTGAAATAAAGACTCAAAAGTGGTACACAAAATTGAACAAGTTTCAccaatagaaaactacatataacTTAAGCACAAATGATCATCACCTGGAGAGAATTCATAATCCTACTTCttaatggttttgttttttatcctgAATCCCACTCAGAATGGATGAAACTTCTGTTGTAGACAGTTCCTGAGTACTGATTTGCTTTTTGATGGTGGTGGCGGCTGTCTTTTACCTTGGGAACCTCTCTATCTTGAGCCTTTTTGGGACATCTAACGATGACCTAGATTCCAAAAGTTCCTGTCCCCTACACACGGCTCACTCCATGTAGTGTTAAATCCCCATCTCTTCTTGATTTAGACACCAACCGTATTAGGCAGAGAGTGTGGATGGATCCCTGTGTCATTTAATAACAATTATtagcatttgttgagcacctactatgcagCAGGTACTGTGGAAATGTCATCATGAATCCTCCCAACAATCCTGCAAAGtaggatttatttttctcatcttatGGTGACAGAAACTGAAGCCCAAGTTCTCAGCTAGCAAATGGAAGAGTCAGCTTCAAGCCCCATTCTGTCTGACTCCACCACCCGGCTTTCTCCAGCTCACACTGCAGGTAAACCCCAACGCACCTGCATTGAGCAGCACCTTGACACAGTCCAGATGCTCCCTTGCACAGGCAACGTGCAGAGGAGTCCCGAAATGGCAATCGTGCGCTTCAAGATTGGCCCCGACATCAATAAGAAGCCTC
Above is a window of Choloepus didactylus isolate mChoDid1 chromosome 8, mChoDid1.pri, whole genome shotgun sequence DNA encoding:
- the ASB13 gene encoding ankyrin repeat and SOCS box protein 13, encoding MESRATDGYFLGDVGFWVERTPVHEAAQRGEALQLQQLIERGACVNQVTVDSITPLHAASLQGQAQCVQLLLAAGAQVDARNIDGSTPLCDACASGSLQCVKLLLSHGAKVNPPLYTASPLHEACMSGSSECVRLLIDVGANLEAHDCHFGTPLHVACAREHLDCVKVLLNAGANVNAAKLHETALHHAAKVKNVDLIEMLVEFGGNIYARDNRGKKPSDYAWSSSAPAKCFEYYEKTPLTLSQLCRVSLRKAAGVRGLEKIAKLNIPPRLIDYLSYN